The DNA sequence CCTCTGGCTTTTAAGCTTAGCCATTTTGTTGACTATTTATTTGGCTTGGGCCATCTATCCTTTGGAAAATCATTGGCTGAACTTGGCCAGCCTCAGAGGACTGTCCAGCCAGCAGCTACTCCATAATTTCCATCAGCTTATGGGGTATCTGACCCTGCCCTGGGTGACCAAGCTCAAGATGAGCAACTTTCCATCATCAGCAGACGGGTTGGCTCATTTTCGAGATGTTAAGCACCTCTTTCATTTAGATCAGGCTATTTTCTTGCTGGGGTTAGTCCCCTCTTGGCTTTATTTCAGGAGACAGTTGCGGATCAAGTCTTTCTGGCTCTCCAGCAGAGTCTTTTCAGGCCTAGCTACTCTGCCAGTCTTACTGGGGATTTTAGCTTTTTTCATCGGT is a window from the Streptococcus criceti HS-6 genome containing:
- a CDS encoding TIGR01906 family membrane protein gives rise to the protein MKDKLKLVGFALWLLSLAILLTIYLAWAIYPLENHWLNLASLRGLSSQQLLHNFHQLMGYLTLPWVTKLKMSNFPSSADGLAHFRDVKHLFHLDQAIFLLGLVPSWLYFRRQLRIKSFWLSSRVFSGLATLPVLLGILAFFIGFDQFFTLFHHLLFPGATNWLFNPYTDPIIWVLPEDYFLHCFILFFVLYEIVMLGCFWLSKGSLQAYRKEQENGVVSK